In Pieris napi chromosome 8, ilPieNapi1.2, whole genome shotgun sequence, the genomic stretch TACGACAGATGATGAGTGTCCATTGCTTTGAACTACGTCAACGCATCAAGATATCTCTTTATCATTTCGCGGAATTGCATATTAGCTGATCTTTCCATTTGTTTTCGTCATGTCTAATCGAATTAGTTAACCCCGAATTGGGAATCAATAAGCGACATTTTATTAAGCTTCAGTGTTCCTTGTATATCCTAAAAGCAGTTATGACTAAAAaagtatacaaaattattcaaaacatttaaagaaacttGCCTGCACCTACACGGCTGTGGGTGCCTGCATGTTGCACtacaatgtatttaaaaaattgtcacgCCATGGCTATCAgactatttaatcacctttccagaagttatagatcactgccctgtaatgctttcaaggggaaggtgattaaatttttaaggcAAGGCTTGTTTATTATGTGggagagtatttagaccataagttttggCATGttacacattattatttattaagctgcAGGATGAAAGCCACTGATAGTCTTCTCATGATGATGGTGGTGATGGTATCCTGAAGCGATATTTTCACCGGCTATACGCTGGAAACAAATACTTGTACAACTGAGATAATACGGAATTTCTGTGTTATacctaaacaaatatttctattaataaaataatcctCATGGACACGATTAATATGCGAACTAAGCTATCGTTTAACTTTTTTCTTCCTATAAAGGGTTTCCACTGAATGTTTTTATGGGACTTGGGATATATCCTAATAAAAAAGACGCAACGCTGAAATGTGTTGCTCCATTGGAAATTACGAGactgtaaattaattaaatttatttatgtattctcCTCTTATTACAGGCTACGGAAATTTATCCCCGACAACACATCTATCCAGAATCCTGATGATCTTCTACGGTTTATTCGGGATCCCGATCAATGGTATCTTACTTGCCAACCTTGGAGAATACTTCGGGCTTCAGGTATATCctcattttatacatttagctagtttattttataaaacgtttTTACATGTTTGATGTTTGagagcataaataaaaaataaagcaaaatacGACAAGTTTTGTGGAATAGAATTTCAGTTTCCcaattttgtgttattttattagctaacattaaaaccttaataattattgtaagcTTGATTTTTTCCACATTTATTTCAAAcccttttataatatagttacTTTTTAGACTTTCGGAATTAAAGACTCCATTTTACACTAAGTATTATTGTAGTAGTATTTATTGTAGAAACTATTTCCTAGTGGTTCAACTAGAAATTTCTTGTGAGATTGACTTGAAAGAGTTGCAACTAACAAATCTATATAATGCAgttaatcattaaaattttgtatgacAAACGTgtaattctattgtatttgcTATTCCTAGGAAATGAAGATCAATTAATGATGTAACTGTCGTTCATTGATCAGTTTGATGTGtccttttaatataaataacctaTGATGATAAAAAATCGTTTGTCgaatttcttatatattatttcctaATTTTAAGTTTGACTCCTTTTCTTCATTTATTGTATTCAATTCatgaatacaataaatatattcggATCTTAACGTATTCTATCTGATTTTAAACTGACTTTAGAGGGCAAACGCTCTCGCAAGGGATGCCATCGGGGACACAGGGACGCGAATAGggtttttttttggaatggaatctcgctgttggccttaagggcctttacagctcagcttGGGCTGTTTTGGAAAGCGTAGCTCGGCGTGAAAGGTCGTTTTTcccgcgactagcgcaagggcgtctTCTGTGAGACTCgaacctcggcttgggccgtcgcGGGGTGGAAAATAGGGTATAAAATAGGCGAATAGGGCACGACGCGTATCCGCTTTTTATACTTGCGAGACAACACTCAAATCACACCTGGAAAGAGCTCTATGTGAGTACGAAACAGTCTCagtaacaaaaatgttattcaaAGATcattcaggccgctagttaaacggcgctgtttagttggctgcgacatgtACATCAAAAAGACATTTCGAATAAAGATTTGATAACGAATGATAACATCCGATcatatgatatttaaattcaattcattCATACGTGGGTCATCTTGTCATTGTTATCTCATTTAATAAACGCTggaacaaataataaacatgcctgggttaatactcggaacaaacacaggctgcaatttccccttactagactatctaaagatagtaattcttttttgagaaaagggatacttttctttaataaaatcccagaggctcttttatctctgccttttatgGAAGAGGCTAGGAGACACCGGGAATCCTGTGAGGGCtgctaaacattttttatcgtGGTTAATAAAGTGTCCTTCTTtctaatttgtatatttcaattCCAGCTAATCTCCGTCTACCGAAAATACAAGAGACGCAATGAAAAGCGCGCAGATAAATTAGATTACTTCTTCAATAATCTGGGCATGCTGGGACAGATTTTCCTCTACCTAGTTCCTGGTTTTCTGTTCTTCATTTTCCTGCCAGCTTGTATTTTTGTCGTCTTCGAGGGATGGGATTTTGTAGCTGGTGTATATTACGCGTTTGTTACATTAACCACTATTGGTTTCGGTGATTTGGTGGCcggtaagttatttttatatgccaGGGGAgtaacgggcaggaggctcacctgatgttaagtgataccgccgcccacgGACACTTATATTGCCAGAAGGCCCGAAGGTTTGCTTAGGAATTcctacgctcttttcttgaaggaccataTGTCAAATtagtttggaaatacttcagtgggcagctggtccACATAGTGCGCCgccaaaactgccttaagaaacgctcagttgtggaacgacggacgtcgaagtAATACGAAtggtatttcgtattctgccttgactaTCGAGGTCcaaacaaatgttttaacCTTGTGAAAATTTCTGTTCACATCTAATTCATCTTATATAAAGTAAGGTTGAAACAACATCAGCaatgttggcttagtggcttcagcgtgcgactctcatccctgaggtcgtagattcgatccccaactgtgcaccaaaggactttctttctatgtgcgcatttaacatttgctcgaacggtgaaggaaaatatcgtgagggaacgacatgtcttagacccaaaaaatcgacggcgtgtgtcaggcataggaggctgatcacctaattgcctattagattgaaatatGATAaagaaacagattcagaaatctgagaaccagatctaaagaggttgtagcgccaatgatttatttatttgaaacaacATGTTGGCTTAGTTATCAACACatgcaaattttaattatgaacaacaAAAGTCTAGtccttatattttattcattttgttttttatcacaGGCACAGTGAACAATGGTTTCAAACAAGGATACTTTCTCACCTACCAAATATTCCTTCTCGTTTGGATAACCTTCGGCCTCGGGTACATAGTAATGTTACTTGGATTTATTACAAGCGGCATGAGATCAGAAAAAGTCCACAAAATCGAACAAAAATTCGCCAACCAACTTAAATCAACTCAAAGCAAAATACTGCAAGGATTCACACGAGATCTTGCTGCTATAAGGAAGATAATAAATGaagcaaatttaattaaattgaaggTAAGTGAGAAGTTTTcacattaaattatgaaatcggttagaggaaaatgaatgTAGTAATAATTTGTTACCATTAAGTGTTGAGGGTAACCTTGTTTGAAATGATACAAGAtggtacttaaataaatattattaaatcgagtcgtttttattattgttattttcttcCGGCGTCTGCATTAAATATGGCTTTTATCTTTATGTTTCACTTTAAAACAAGTCTGCTTATAAAATGGTTGAaatcagattttttatttatcttattttgTGTTTCAGCCCGTGTATGTCGAGCCAAAGCCACATCTACATAGAAGTGCCAGTTGCCCAATACTTACATTTGATGTTGAACCGAGGGGTTCAATACCAAAACGAAAAAGGGCTAATTCTGAAAATATACAACTATCAACGAAAGATATCCTTCGAATACAATCGGATACTGATTTACTCGGTATTGACAAAGAGAAAACATTTACAGCACAAGCTATTGTTAAGCCTGCTGAACTTTTAGCTAGAGTTGTAAATGTATTGGGTGGCTTCAACCAAGTACAAGACAGAGGCATTAATATCTTCGATGATGACCAAATTTTGGCCAGTGAAAACCCTCCGATGTTTAGCATAGGTCATGATATTCTTACCAAACGAACAAGAGCATGCAGTGTAGCAGTACCAAATTACAGGAAAGAATCTGTTGCCAAATTCAATCATGACTTGACATGGACAAATGGTGATACAGCAGAAAAATTTAGAAAGGAAGCAAATATTCGGACCGGAAAGTTATCCCTTCCTACAGCTGTGGCACCCACTGAAGATATGCAACCAAAGAGCCTGTTTGCAAGATTATTTAGGAAACCTAGTTCCGGTGAAAGTCCTGcagaatatattaaaaatactatgaAAGGAAGAGTAAGTGCAGCACAAGCAAGTGATAAACCAAAACAAACTAGTATGTACCCTCTATCGTATGGACTCAGTGAAGAAGAAAGAAGTGACTTAGAAGATTACAAAGAAAAGACCAAACGGGGAAGACATAGTATTTTCCCAACTTTTGATTTTTCTGAAGACGAAGACACAGCAGCCATGAGATCATACCAAGAGAAGCCGAAACGACATAGTATATTTCcaacatttaatttcaatGAAGATGAAAATGATGAGGCAAAGGCTTACAAAGAACGAACAAAACATGGGCGATATAGCATATTCCCTACATTTGATTTTAGCGAACAAACTAGTAACGATGAAGATACCATGGACGAAGATGAAATACAGAGATATCAAAACCGCACACGAAAAGGTCGAACAAGTTTATTCCCGACCTTTAGCAAATCTAAGAAAAATGATGACGATACGTTGCCCGAAAGTTCTGATGAATTAGTCAACTACAAGGAAAAGACGAAACATGGACGTAGCAGTCTCTTTCCAACGTTTGGAAAGAGTCGAAAAACTAGTTCTCCTGATGACTGTTCGACAGACTTAGAAAAAAGTATCAGACAGTACCAAAACCAAACAAAGCGTGGTCGCAACAGCTGTTTTGCGGGCACGTCGACGGACTTTACCAGTGAATTAGAAAGTTATAAGAACAGAACTAAACGCGGTCGGCCAAGTCTATTTGATCCAGATGTAAACCTGTCCAATCTACCAGAAAACGAACAAGTGGAAGTTCTTGAAAATACTAGCGTCGCAGATTTGTTACGTGCATTAGCGGTTTTAGAAACTGCGAGTCCATCTAGCAATCATCCGATACGACCTGATAACAACCTTCCAACAATTCCTTGTAGGGATTTGGATGAGCAAGTTGGGTCAAGACGTAGAAGGGTCAGTGCTCGACTTGCAGCGCCCCAATTTACCCCAACCTTGGCGACGGTAGTAGCAGGTGCCGAATTGCAAATAACAGCTGCTTCACAAAGGGAGAATAGAATGACGATGCTGACGCAGCCTCCTCCTCCGTACACTGAGACTGAGGATTACCAGCCCCGTGCTAGAAGGTATTCCCCTGCATCGTCAGGATCGTCCACTGCTCCTGTACCAAGACCATATTCTAGAAACCGTAAGGAAAGTCAAGATGACTCCAGACGCGGTAGTTTAACAGATATTGTGATAGATAGTAACAAAGACAAAAGTTAGTGCCTTATAGTACTtagactattatttattttaaaaagccgTCCAAAGGATTGCCATTCCTGTATTAGTGCATTAGTGAAGTGCCATTAGCTTTTAGTGTGTTAAGGCTATTTTTGATAGCTATATGATATGAACAATTTCAGACTTTATACGTAATGAAGTCCATTTTCATTTAATGTAGCAATTATATAGACTCAttccatatttatatattatttattaagttcatAGTTTCTTATTTACTTGTCTTATTTTCACGTTTGCAgtgcaaatatataataatattgaaagtGAAAGGCAAAATCTTTAGTTTTACCAACAAATATTGTCATGGTAATATAACCATACATTTAGTCTGCATTTTTTGCAGATAAATATATCTTAGagattaaaacaaacaaatacgtatgtgatatgttttaattagtaCCTCAGTATAATTAGCCTTATGTactcgtaaataataaaatatctagtCGTTACACTAATATAGTGtacttactaaaaatataaataatacattaagaaTTTTCTATGAGTTTTTCACacatatttacattacatttaaaaactcATCTGAACAAGTACACTGTCGAAGTatagaaatacaattttacccgatatttagtagttttatttattgttactgtatgaatataatttacagTGCAAACAGGTAGCCAATAATTTTTACACCATCCTCTCATAAGCATAACTTACATTATGAGTATTTCGACAAACTtaaagtaacaaatatttacacCTCTAATGTAGAACATCGTCGTCATTACAATACATCTGGACTTCCAGAAAGAAATATTCAAGACAAATTACATTTGTAATTTCAAAGGGGTCAAGTTGCTAAAGTGTCTCTTCGCACGCTTTTGTCCAAATTCAAGTCTGTGTAGGGTTCATCAATGTAGCCGTTGTCGTCTTTGATCAATGATTCAAAGATGGAAATTAAGTTATTCAGGCCGATGAGGTAACCATCCTCGTGATTTCCGACTTTCCAAGCGGAATTATGATCAATGCTGATGTCATCTGGAACGGGCACCGTTTTGGCGAAGTCGATCATCCAAATAGAGGCCCCTCTTTTATCGTGGACAAAGAGAAGCGAACTGCCGATTAACTCGTGAGTTCTGAAGAAGGGTGATTCCAGGAGTGTCGCTCGGATGTTCTTCAGTCTCTCCAAGTATTTAGGCTGAAAAATTgaagaaaacataaatttaaattcattgttcaaatatttaaacacattaAATACATAGTAAGGGACTTAAAGTAAGAgactttaaatttagttagaCTTAGGATTTctctgttttaaataatttcgtaaATGCAAGTCGCAACTACATGAACTAACTAATAAAAAgagaatttatctaattagttttaaatttactacgaTAAAAGACAATTGAAATCCGCTCAGAGAGACTTTTagaattaagtatttttatattcagaattaaaataaacaccaaaatatgtaaaagttGAAGGAGGCCTTCTCCCGGATAGGAGCCGAATCTAAGAGTATAATAAGATGCTGATaaataaaggtttttattattacaaactcatgcccgcgacttcgtctgcgCAGGGTTAGCATTTTGAGTAGCTTACTTAAAAAACTACTGAAGatataaactatttaagataaatatttccatcatacattacatatgcgtaactctagcggttttggcagcgcacgccagaacAGCTCGCAAATGGTAGATTTTATgctacttacttgatattttggaccATTTACACAATATCGTTATAAATCGTAGCCTATatgttattctgatgtataagctatagtattgtaaagtttcattacaatacattcagtagtttttacgtgaaagcgtaacaaacatccatccatacttacaaactttcgcgtttgCAATATTAGTAGGATATTCAGAATTACGAATTTGTAAtacataaatgaaaatatttgacaCATACCACAGCACTCCTAGAACTGCCTGTAAAGTCCTTGAACGCTTCCAATATCTGTTCTCTCGTCTTCGTAGTTTTGAAGTCCTTGGTACTTGTGCCATCAGCTTTTTTCACACCATCTATTCTAAATCCCAGTGTTGATGTTGAACTGATAGTTTCCCTCCATATCATATACCTCGGTTTGGTTACACCTTTGCTTCTATGTTCCTCATCTGTAGGCGCGGCTGGATCTATTTGGATCATCTTCTCATACATAtcctgaaattatttaaaactaattagaTTTAATCGTCTTTTTGTCTTGCAAAAATAGCACTATTCATATGAAGTAGCAGCTCAatcttttcatataaaattaaataaataaagctataTATGGCTATAAAGTGTAATGATAGAATTGACGTATGTGACCCTCTTGAAACTAATGATATTATACTAATTGCGATAAAGAGGTTACAGTGAGTACAAAGATATATTTAGCCACAaacttttttaagaaaaaccaTTCTGTCATTCATTATTTTTGCGTAACTATACATATAGACACACAACGGAaactctttatatttttttgttattgtaacATTTCTCATTGCAGGCACCCTATGGTTTTGTCGTAAAGCCTTACTGGATAGACTTTTCAATCCAAATAAGTTTCTAATTCACGTGTAGCCAGCGTGAGGGCGCGTCTAACCAAACCATCTAATCAATTATTTAgctgtataattttatttatttatgatataaattacgtcacgttgtttgtccgctatggactccgaaactacttaaccgatttcaatcaaatttgcacaccgcgtgcagtttgatctaacttaggatagcttacatatataatatataattctaatgCACTTGTGTATGTCATTGAACttctcttaaacggctggaacgatttaatgatttttttatgcgtTTGGATAGAGACCTAAATGgcttagattcacaaatcaccCAGGCAAATGGCGCTGCAATCGATACcttaatactttgtttaatatcctaatcgcttgaaatatcaagCAGGataacgtctgtcgggtccgttAGTATACGTATAAGTTTGTGATCGTGATAAAAACTTATTGTGAGCCTAGCTTTGCTCTATACACCCCTGAGGAGTAAATCATGGGTTGTTATTAgaattttttgtgtttacgtTGGTATTATGCGTTTGTCATTTAAATCTCGGTGGTACATTGttaacattacaaaaatatacctacttttcttaattttgtCTTTTCTTTTGCTTTGGCTAGCTCCTCTTCTAAGTATGTCCTTACGCCAATTTTGCAGTCCATGACACAGGGGCAGTCGAAGTCACTTAGCAAGTCTTGCAGTTGTAAGTATACTGTTATATTGTGTTTAAGGAAAGTACAtcataaatcaatattatttaaaagtgttttagAACTATTTTCAAGCATTTTTGTAGTTAACTACCGTTCTTTGCTCTAAACGAGAAggtttatttaactaaaaatgtgTTCAGAAATATACGCGAATTTATTActtcatttacttttttttaaatatataatagggggcaaacaagcttgcgggacgaccaaaaagggcagtctacgcagcccatagacacccatttttggtgggtgcgttgccagcctttgagggaggagtagactcgctttttaaacatttggaggtcgtatctctgagggaagacccccccccccccccccgggagtcgattccacagttcgctagttcgcaaaagaaaatgacttgtgaaacggactgtggaagacctccaaccatcaagatgatgtACTAAACTTGACGTTGacataatcaattaattaaacacaagacgttttattcaaattgtaGGTAATATTAAGCAAGTGATCTAATTTTAGATTAACCAAGATTTATTTTCCTTAGGAGATTGATGAATGAATGAAATGAATTTACAGTATAGTTgaatatatatctttaaatacatattttaatttattaagaaaaggATACGTTCTCCATCATCACAGGTGACTTGGCCCTTATATTCAGGTACGTATGGTCGAAGAATGTCTTTCATCAGCAACTGTAAAATACAATAGGTTAAATTGGTATTtcgaaactaaaaatataagtatgaatttaaaaatagaatggATAACTTCGGTCACTGACCTTTGAACATTGAACTCAAAATTGTACTAAAAATAATGACGTAAAGTACGATAGTTTATTGACGTCAATCTGTGAAATAACGAAAATCCAGTTCGAAAGTCATGTGATAAACgacaattaaaattgtttcgtcatttataataatgttactATGAAACAAAAGCTATTTTTACGATCGAACATAAAATCCTTTACTACGATTTTATTGGACTTTCTATTTGCCTTGTCATCATATTCTGGATCGTGGTTTATTTACGCATATTACATGACATGTAAACTTCTTTAACAGTTAAAAATACGAGTAATATTACAgtctaaatacattttttattctatttaaagtgggatcctaatattaaaagttctattatgtatttagtttCAAACACAAACGTAACAATAGTTACTGCTGAGGCCGGATAACCAACCAATAAATTTACCGGGAAACAAGGAATTTGGATAAGGATTGGAATAAGTGTAATAGATTGACGTAATGAACTACGCGAAACTATTTGCATCATCACGATGACATAACGTtacatataaacataacaCGGTATCTCACGATATAGTAGCAATTATGGAAATTacagtaaattattttcatataactatTGTACAGCTGATAATTTTGCCCTTGTACGTACTTTTGTTGTTTCGAAAAAggcaaaaacaaaaattcaataacaaaaaatgacTAAAACCTTAATTTGATGAAAAAGCATGGCCGATAACtttcacttttaattattattttttaaatatggtaTTAACCATTGAACTTATAGACCTCACggtaaatattgaataattgtGAACTGCGCACCGATTTTCCCAAAGCGTACGCAATCGAATTGTAACAAGGAAATATAAAGGGTGTGTCTTCACTTTCATAACGTCATTAGTATTATATCATTTTCCTGACGTGCTTCTTGTGACTTcatagcaatttaattatcacTGGTGATTCATATCGTCACCATTCATAAAATCTTACTTTTGTGTGACTAGTTGGGATTATTCAAGAACTTTTGAACATCAGAAATGTCTTTTTCCTCTAAGATTtctaatgataaataattccTATGTACGTACGAATGATCATCAAGTAAAAGTAACTTAACTGACCACGTGTGATAGTCAAATCagctattaattaattaaaaattagtctAAATTGACAATTAACTAATGTactcatctgtctcttttcatcacactgacagaaagagacgaaaggtGGCAATTCTACGGAATCGATATTTCTCACCTTAAAGCACCGTTCTTCTTGTGGGCTGAGTTTCTTAAGTATCGTGCCTTGGTCAGGGCCCGCCTTGAAGTTTCCCTGATGACCAGCTAATTGTATCCAAGGATACCGTTGCTTCTTGTACGTTTGAAAGAACGGAGTCCATTGCACTATGTTGCGAAGCTTCCGCCATCTCTCTGATTGCTGGAAAACATATATTCTCTGTTAGTATTTGCTATAGATTTCAgagttgtttattatttattgttttaatatggtTCAATTTGAGGTTTATTATATTCTGTGTATAAATCGATGTTTTTATCCTTATTAACCATACATCTACTGCGTACATTAAGATTatacataacattttaatatttgcagAAGTAGTATCGTAACTACATTTAATAGTGACTAAtgataagtaattaatactCATAAACAATTCAATAAACAGTGAAGCAGTGAGAAttgtagtaataattaataattggaaTGCATCTACAAAGTCAAAGACACCTTACGCGTTAGAAAAAttgcaaaaacaaatgacgtaAATAACACGACAAGGTTAATACATATGGAATTGGAAAAATaccgaaaaataaaattacaattaaattccatTTCGTTTGACACATTGCAACTTAAGCTTATAATCCATCGAGTTCCACAAACGAGGTGGTTAATTTCAcctcaaataaatttttggacAGTTGACATGGAATTAACTAAAGCGAATTttgttcgatttttaaaatcttaaaagaAGTCTATATAAACATAATGATTACGTTAGATCACCAACCTTAGAATGCAGAACATAAGCACAATACACCACATCCATAAATTCCGAGATATTAACACAAATATTTCCCGCCAACATGTTAACTATCACTGAGCACTGACTGTCAAGTATTGTCTAAAGCCTGTCGCACCATCAAGTGTAACGTGAAACCGCAACCTCGCTAATATAAATGGATAAAATTGAGTCAGTATGGCGCTATGACGTCAAGTTTTGCGAACACTGGAATTTACACGTATTTGAATTTCGATCGTCAGTCGTTTTGGgaatattactaaataattggGTTTATTTTGATgtcatatttcaaatataactGTTGTTGAATTAAATAGGCCCTAGCTTAATTTATTGATCtataattaatgattaaaacGATACGTTTTCACAGTACGCGTGATCGGACCACACTGACAAGTTACAGTAGAAATGGCATATCttcattaataatacattttattgataGATAATACCCTCCTTGGTATTGGCACCTTTCGAATATTAAGGAACTAAAACACAATGtcctgattttttttaaacgtggTGCGTGATGTGGTGtcctttaaatttactttgaaacttttttaatgaactgtcttgtaacattaattttaattttaatccaGCGGCACTACCTAAGAAACCGGTATCGTTCtcccgatgttttccttcacataTAAAGAAGTGTATTGCGCTTATAGAAAGATTATCCTTCTGtgattggtgcacagccaggctTTGAACTCACGACCTCAGTGTTAAGAAGCTCGCCTTTCGTCTGTTGTGTATTTAACcaggtaaaaatattaattatccgATGTATGAATGTATATTACGtatgtaagttttttattttaattaatgtatcaCTTGTGGAAACAGATAGGCCATACACTCGGAAGAGATTCCAACCCTTGATTGGAACCCTTAACGAAAGCGGCAGCGTGGCCGTCACAAGCAAACCTGGCGTCATAAGTGTTGATGCAAAGAGCCGGAAGGACTTGGAGGTGaaatacgaggctcaagacCGAACACGATAGAGGCCTGTAGAGGCCCTCTGCCTAGGCGTTATAGGGCATTAAATCAAGCAAGTAAGGcaatgtgtatttattttttattgattcactagctgacccggcaaacgtcgttttgccatgtgtattatttctaggaaacattttttaatttcaataaaaaactatctactat encodes the following:
- the LOC125051526 gene encoding uncharacterized protein LOC125051526; translated protein: MMSKKQFACMLVLHIVYLLVGASIFYHIESPVEVAKRAEEKLERLEIQNLLYENYIPNDPTKQDSILRKLSDYCGKPMYNITTEDEEPPYMWDFYHSLFFSYTVVSTIGYGNLSPTTHLSRILMIFYGLFGIPINGILLANLGEYFGLQLISVYRKYKRRNEKRADKLDYFFNNLGMLGQIFLYLVPGFLFFIFLPACIFVVFEGWDFVAGVYYAFVTLTTIGFGDLVAGTVNNGFKQGYFLTYQIFLLVWITFGLGYIVMLLGFITSGMRSEKVHKIEQKFANQLKSTQSKILQGFTRDLAAIRKIINEANLIKLKPVYVEPKPHLHRSASCPILTFDVEPRGSIPKRKRANSENIQLSTKDILRIQSDTDLLGIDKEKTFTAQAIVKPAELLARVVNVLGGFNQVQDRGINIFDDDQILASENPPMFSIGHDILTKRTRACSVAVPNYRKESVAKFNHDLTWTNGDTAEKFRKEANIRTGKLSLPTAVAPTEDMQPKSLFARLFRKPSSGESPAEYIKNTMKGRVSAAQASDKPKQTSMYPLSYGLSEEERSDLEDYKEKTKRGRHSIFPTFDFSEDEDTAAMRSYQEKPKRHSIFPTFNFNEDENDEAKAYKERTKHGRYSIFPTFDFSEQTSNDEDTMDEDEIQRYQNRTRKGRTSLFPTFSKSKKNDDDTLPESSDELVNYKEKTKHGRSSLFPTFGKSRKTSSPDDCSTDLEKSIRQYQNQTKRGRNSCFAGTSTDFTSELESYKNRTKRGRPSLFDPDVNLSNLPENEQVEVLENTSVADLLRALAVLETASPSSNHPIRPDNNLPTIPCRDLDEQVGSRRRRVSARLAAPQFTPTLATVVAGAELQITAASQRENRMTMLTQPPPPYTETEDYQPRARRYSPASSGSSTAPVPRPYSRNRKESQDDSRRGSLTDIVIDSNKDKS
- the LOC125051527 gene encoding inositol-trisphosphate 3-kinase B isoform X2; this encodes MRATKMTSQHCRSVTPPLSRASSTDLVPQMSPDLSRHRGMSPDLSLDFTRHRPMSPDLLDRTLSPDLPRRSRSPARPRSLMESLLVAKMEALSTGRLVRTDSLDSCSSFGSMSSLPSDVCRCDDCLLGIVDFYLPNPNDFNRTLRKQSERWRKLRNIVQWTPFFQTYKKQRYPWIQLAGHQGNFKAGPDQGTILKKLSPQEERCFKLLMKDILRPYVPEYKGQVTCDDGELYLQLQDLLSDFDCPCVMDCKIGVRTYLEEELAKAKEKTKLRKDMYEKMIQIDPAAPTDEEHRSKGVTKPRYMIWRETISSTSTLGFRIDGVKKADGTSTKDFKTTKTREQILEAFKDFTGSSRSAVPKYLERLKNIRATLLESPFFRTHELIGSSLLFVHDKRGASIWMIDFAKTVPVPDDISIDHNSAWKVGNHEDGYLIGLNNLISIFESLIKDDNGYIDEPYTDLNLDKSVRRDTLAT
- the LOC125051527 gene encoding inositol-trisphosphate 3-kinase A isoform X1 is translated as MPECPESFTFTIPIIRYTMESEDSNGAERQQPVKKMSLLSPVKIETPDSGRRASEPTRYYIPPQCINRLSPRTARKRDRRNSKAEVKDEVKETFGPKPCNCEDCRSSSPLPPGYGPPTMSPGYDQMKSALLDVPWNDDFTEASSDDLSSEWDSDVPEPPPVQPKQSERWRKLRNIVQWTPFFQTYKKQRYPWIQLAGHQGNFKAGPDQGTILKKLSPQEERCFKLLMKDILRPYVPEYKGQVTCDDGELYLQLQDLLSDFDCPCVMDCKIGVRTYLEEELAKAKEKTKLRKDMYEKMIQIDPAAPTDEEHRSKGVTKPRYMIWRETISSTSTLGFRIDGVKKADGTSTKDFKTTKTREQILEAFKDFTGSSRSAVPKYLERLKNIRATLLESPFFRTHELIGSSLLFVHDKRGASIWMIDFAKTVPVPDDISIDHNSAWKVGNHEDGYLIGLNNLISIFESLIKDDNGYIDEPYTDLNLDKSVRRDTLAT